A window of Apium graveolens cultivar Ventura chromosome 8, ASM990537v1, whole genome shotgun sequence contains these coding sequences:
- the LOC141678971 gene encoding type 1 phosphatases regulator ypi1, which produces MSRQIGASTSTTVTLEAPSESSSQQAPPQTLVLTLNRKKKKVSWKQGTVDNEFLNKKSSKKCCIFHKDKPFDEDDSSDDDHDHGDEDHACSDDHACSSKSSKSSD; this is translated from the coding sequence ATGTCGCGACAAATAGGGGCATCGACGAGCACAACGGTAACCCTAGAAGCCCCATCTGAATCATCCTCGCAACAAGCACCCCCACAAACCCTAGTTTTAACTCTCAATCGCAAGAAAAAGAAGGTTTCGTGGAAACAAGGCACCGTCGATAACGAGTTTCTCAACAAAAAAAGCTCCAAGAAATGCTGTATTTTTCACAAAGATAAGCCTTTTGATGAAGATGATTCTAGCGACGATGATCATGATCATGGGGATGAGGACCACGCCTGTTCTGATGACCACGCTTGTTCTTCGAAAAGCTCGAAAAGTTCCGATTGA
- the LOC141678969 gene encoding dirigent protein 24-like yields the protein MTKIQFHRSKILKTTMYLLLLAIMVCCASSARILEEADPQLPVPINQPVASDPPEIDDPEEAPVVEPSTTLPRGPVANVAPIAGPAVPLPSAPGAVVPPIPTAAPVTNVAPVATPTTSLPSGPAETAATGTTTAEHPEATLAFFMHDVLGGTHPSGRVVTGIIANSDDNGLPFSKANSQVFPINGGVPLNNINNLVNNNNVPFLAGLNGSPSSTNLHNTGNNNVVGGGNQLPFVSAGQLPAGITLQQLMFGTITVVDNELTEGHELGSSVLGKGQGFYLSSSLDGSSHTLALTTLFHSGDHDHEHVDDSISFFGIHRTGSPISEIAVIGGTGKYQHAKGYATIESLHQVDQHTTDGVETVTHFTVYLTYEV from the coding sequence ATGACCAAAATTCAGTTTCACAGATCAAAAATTCTCAAAACTACTATGTACCTCTTGTTGCTCGCCATTATGGTTTGCTGTGCCAGTTCAGCTCGGATTCTCGAGGAAGCAGACCCTCAACTCCCTGTCCCAATCAATCAGCCAGTGGCATCTGATCCCCCTGAGATTGATGACCCTGAAGAGGCACCAGTGGTAGAACCCTCTACTACATTACCAAGAGGGCCCGTCGCCAATGTGGCACCTATAGCAGGTCCTGCTGTCCCATTACCTAGTGCACCAGGAGCTGTCGTCCCACCAATTCCCACAGCTGCACCTGTTACAAATGTTGCACCAGTAGCAACACCAACCACCTCATTACCAAGTGGGCCTGCGGAAACAGCAGCCACTGGGACCACCACTGCAGAACATCCCGAGGCCACACTAGCCTTCTTTATGCATGATGTCCTTGGTGGAACTCACCCATCGGGCCGAGTGGTCACAGGAATCATAGCCAATTCTGACGATAATGGTCTCCCATTCTCCAAAGCCAACAGTCAAGTATTTCCCATCAACGGCGGTGTACCACTGAACAACATAAATAACCTTGTCAACAACAACAATGTTCCCTTCCTTGCAGGACTCAATGGTTCTCCAAGCTCAACAAATTTACATAATACTGGTAACAACAATGTCGTCGGCGGGGGCAATCAACTACCATTTGTCTCTGCAGGGCAACTCCCTGCAGGAATAACACTCCAGCAGCTAATGTTTGGCACCATTACAGTGGTGGATAATGAGTTGACTGAGGGGCACGAGCTTGGATCATCTGTGTTGGGTAAAGGGCAAGGATTTTACCTATCAAGCTCTCTAGACGGAAGTAGCCATACACTAGCACTGACAACACTGTTCCACAGTGGAGATCACGATCATGAGCATGTTGATGATTCTATAAGCTTTTTTGGAATTCATCGGACAGGTTCACCAATTTCTGAGATTGCAGTAATTGGAGGAACTGGAAAGTATCAGCATGCGAAAGGGTATGCAACTATTGAAAGTCTTCACCAGGTTGACCAGCATACTACGGATGGGGTTGAAACAGTGACACACTTCACTGTGTACCTCACATATGAGGTCTAG